A genomic segment from Microbacterium sp. SORGH_AS_0428 encodes:
- a CDS encoding amino acid ABC transporter ATP-binding protein, whose product MSVLDVIGVRKDFGDHQVLRGIDLSLAKHEVVVLIGASGSGKSTLLRTINLIERVDDGRILLSGDDITDPTVDQDAVRARIGVVFQHFNLFPHLRVIDNVTLAARRVHGVPREQARARGMELLETLGLGAKAREFPDRLSGGQQQRVAIVRAIMTDPELLLLDEITSALDPQLVGEVLDLVRELKTRGSTILMATHEMSFAREVADRIVFMQGGTIIEQGTPAQVFDAPQHPETIRFLERERRGGALA is encoded by the coding sequence GTGAGCGTTCTCGATGTGATCGGCGTGCGCAAGGACTTCGGCGACCACCAGGTGCTGCGCGGCATTGATCTGAGCCTGGCCAAGCACGAGGTCGTGGTGCTCATCGGCGCCTCCGGCTCGGGCAAGTCGACGCTGCTGCGCACGATCAACCTCATCGAGCGGGTCGACGACGGCCGCATCCTGCTCAGCGGCGACGACATCACCGATCCCACGGTCGATCAGGATGCGGTGCGCGCCCGCATCGGCGTCGTGTTCCAGCACTTCAATCTCTTCCCGCATCTGCGCGTGATCGACAACGTCACCCTGGCGGCGCGCCGTGTGCACGGCGTGCCGCGTGAGCAGGCGCGTGCGCGCGGCATGGAGCTGCTCGAGACGCTGGGCCTCGGTGCGAAGGCGCGTGAGTTCCCCGACCGCCTCTCGGGCGGGCAGCAGCAGCGCGTCGCGATCGTCCGCGCGATCATGACCGATCCCGAGCTCCTGCTGCTCGACGAGATCACGAGCGCGCTCGACCCGCAGCTCGTCGGCGAGGTGCTCGATCTGGTGCGCGAGCTCAAGACCCGCGGCTCCACCATCCTGATGGCGACGCACGAGATGTCGTTCGCGCGGGAGGTCGCCGACCGGATCGTGTTCATGCAGGGCGGCACGATCATCGAGCAGGGAACGCCCGCGCAGGTGTTCGATGCCCCCCAGCATCCGGAGACGATCCGGTTCCTCGAGCGCGAACGCCGCGGCGGCGCCCTCGCCTGA
- a CDS encoding amino acid ABC transporter permease, translating to MTTTDAAWQPSELELARRATRRRQSTRSVLIALASTVVFVGVVGYAIVSSPGWEDVRRSFFDIDIALAAFPSVLAGLWVNIQVLLVAALAVAVIGTLLAVMRSLRGPVFFPLRALATVYTDLFRGMPLLIVLYLVGFGIPALGIFGRVPVVLWGTIAIVLTYSAYVAEVLRAGMEAVHPSQRIAARSLGLSHAQTLRIVVIPQGVRKVVPALMNDFVSMQKDVGLISVLGAVDAVRAAQIQVAATYNFTPYIVAGLLFVAMSLPMIRLTDWVSARLARREQTGGVV from the coding sequence ATGACCACGACCGACGCCGCGTGGCAGCCGAGCGAGCTCGAGCTCGCCCGGCGCGCCACGCGGCGCCGGCAGTCCACGAGATCGGTGCTGATCGCCCTGGCCAGCACCGTCGTCTTCGTGGGCGTCGTCGGCTACGCGATCGTCTCCAGCCCCGGCTGGGAGGACGTGCGCCGCAGCTTCTTCGACATCGACATCGCGCTCGCCGCCTTCCCCTCGGTGCTCGCCGGGCTGTGGGTCAACATCCAGGTGCTGCTGGTGGCCGCGCTCGCCGTCGCCGTGATCGGCACGCTGCTCGCCGTGATGCGCTCGCTGCGCGGCCCGGTGTTCTTCCCGCTCCGCGCCCTCGCGACCGTCTACACCGACCTCTTCCGCGGGATGCCGCTGCTGATCGTGCTGTATCTGGTCGGGTTCGGCATCCCCGCGCTCGGCATCTTCGGCCGCGTGCCGGTGGTGCTGTGGGGCACCATCGCGATCGTGCTCACCTACTCGGCGTATGTCGCCGAGGTGCTGCGCGCGGGCATGGAGGCGGTGCACCCCTCGCAGCGGATCGCCGCCCGCTCGCTCGGGCTCAGCCACGCGCAGACCCTGCGCATCGTCGTCATCCCGCAGGGCGTGCGCAAGGTCGTGCCCGCCCTCATGAACGATTTCGTGTCGATGCAGAAGGATGTGGGGCTCATCTCCGTCCTCGGTGCCGTCGACGCCGTGCGCGCCGCCCAGATCCAGGTCGCCGCCACCTACAACTTCACCCCGTACATCGTCGCGGGGCTCCTCTTCGTCGCCATGAGCCTGCCGATGATCCGGCTCACCGACTGGGTCTCGGCCCGCCTCGCCCGCCGCGAGCAGACCGGGGGTGTCGTGTGA
- a CDS encoding ABC transporter substrate-binding protein: MTTTSRLRRLTVGAALGAVAALALTACAFAGESAPAASEDGSLPTLTAGKLTIATGEPAYDPWIVDNDPSNQKGFESAVSYALAEKLGFSADDVVWVRSTFDSAIAPGPKDWDLNIQQFSVTDERKQAVDFSSPYYTTSQAVVTSDSSAAANATTIDELKGYTVGVMSGTTSYTVAAEELGTDKLSVFNNNDDVVLAFQSGQIDAFVIDLPTAFYLANAELDGGKILGQFADTTGGDQLAYVLPKGSELTDPVSKALDELRADGTLDELQKTWLSEAVDVPVLG; encoded by the coding sequence GTGACCACGACCTCCCGCCTCCGGCGCCTGACCGTCGGTGCCGCCCTCGGCGCTGTCGCAGCGCTCGCCCTGACCGCCTGTGCCTTCGCGGGGGAGTCCGCGCCCGCCGCATCCGAGGACGGATCGCTTCCGACCCTCACCGCGGGCAAGCTCACCATCGCCACGGGCGAGCCGGCATACGACCCCTGGATCGTCGACAACGACCCCTCCAACCAGAAGGGCTTCGAGTCGGCCGTCTCCTACGCGCTGGCGGAGAAGCTCGGCTTCTCGGCCGACGACGTCGTGTGGGTGCGTTCCACGTTCGACAGCGCGATCGCGCCCGGTCCGAAGGACTGGGACCTCAACATCCAGCAGTTCTCGGTGACCGACGAGCGCAAGCAGGCCGTCGACTTCTCGTCGCCGTACTACACGACCTCGCAGGCCGTGGTCACCTCCGACAGCTCGGCCGCGGCGAACGCGACCACGATCGACGAGCTCAAGGGGTACACGGTCGGCGTCATGAGCGGCACGACCAGCTACACCGTCGCCGCCGAGGAGCTCGGCACCGACAAGCTCAGCGTCTTCAACAACAACGACGACGTCGTGCTCGCGTTCCAGTCCGGTCAGATCGACGCGTTCGTGATCGACCTGCCCACCGCCTTCTACCTCGCGAACGCGGAGCTCGACGGCGGCAAGATCCTCGGCCAGTTCGCCGACACCACCGGCGGCGACCAGTTGGCCTACGTGCTGCCGAAGGGCTCCGAGCTGACTGATCCGGTCTCGAAGGCGCTCGACGAGCTCCGCGCGGACGGCACGCTCGACGAGCTGCAGAAGACCTGGCTCAGCGAAGCCGTCGACGTTCCGGTCCTCGGCTGA
- a CDS encoding cupin domain-containing protein: MSTRPATAVTLDLAPHPEGGWFRRMWTATAGVETPAGPRPAATCIHYLLTPGEHSAWHVVTSDEIWLWHGPGTLELTLGGAGGEPLAERTVTLGPDLAAGHLAQVTVPAGVWQSARLGGDAEVLVSCVVSPGFSFEDWRLARDLG, encoded by the coding sequence ATGAGCACACGTCCCGCCACCGCCGTCACCCTCGATCTCGCCCCCCATCCCGAAGGCGGCTGGTTCCGCCGGATGTGGACCGCCACCGCGGGCGTGGAGACGCCCGCGGGCCCGAGGCCGGCGGCGACCTGCATCCACTATCTGCTGACTCCCGGCGAGCACAGCGCGTGGCACGTCGTCACGAGCGACGAGATCTGGCTCTGGCACGGACCCGGCACCCTCGAGCTGACCCTCGGGGGTGCGGGCGGCGAGCCGCTCGCCGAGCGCACCGTGACCCTGGGTCCCGACCTCGCCGCCGGACACCTCGCGCAGGTGACGGTGCCGGCCGGCGTATGGCAGTCGGCCCGCCTCGGGGGCGACGCCGAAGTGCTGGTCAGCTGTGTCGTTTCGCCAGGTTTCAGCTTCGAGGACTGGCGACTCGCGCGTGATTTAGGCTGA
- a CDS encoding amidohydrolase family protein — MSVVLYSADLVLPITAPPIPQGAIAVSGGRIRHVGDRDWVRRELTARGASFTEVHWPGVLLPGLVNAHSHLQYTGMAEVGRGSYRGFEDWAAAFDPVYERGHDWKADADAGARAVIEAGTTAVADIVTDAPAAGVLHDAGLHGITYWEVMSWTNADWAATGRAQVEAALDALPSPPGTGLSPHAPYSLDVEPLLEIPDIVRERGGRIHLHLGEAAFERESGAPHPTPWQERRAGSFRELRGDGFGTGATEFVDQLGVLGPDCHIAHGVYMTARDRALLRARGTSVALCPRSNAVIGLDEPPVAAYLAEGNGIAVGTDSLSSSPSLDLLADVAALHRIARTQGYSDRALAAQLLRAATLGGAHAMGIDTGPDRTGYLAVGALADLAFFDIPVTTIDDTIEHLATDGAGSAAATVISGAFRHTTPSFTEHTGVRA, encoded by the coding sequence ATGAGCGTCGTGCTGTACTCGGCCGACCTCGTGCTGCCCATCACCGCGCCGCCGATCCCGCAGGGGGCGATCGCCGTCAGCGGCGGCCGCATCCGCCACGTCGGCGACCGCGACTGGGTGCGCCGCGAGCTGACCGCCCGCGGCGCCTCCTTCACCGAGGTGCACTGGCCGGGCGTGCTCCTGCCGGGCCTCGTCAATGCGCATTCGCACCTGCAGTACACGGGCATGGCCGAGGTGGGACGCGGCAGTTACCGCGGCTTCGAGGACTGGGCCGCCGCCTTCGACCCGGTCTACGAGCGCGGGCACGACTGGAAGGCGGATGCGGACGCCGGAGCTCGCGCGGTGATCGAGGCGGGCACGACCGCGGTCGCCGACATCGTCACCGACGCGCCCGCCGCCGGGGTGCTGCACGACGCGGGCCTTCACGGCATCACCTACTGGGAGGTGATGAGCTGGACGAACGCCGACTGGGCGGCGACCGGCAGAGCGCAGGTCGAGGCGGCGCTGGACGCGCTCCCCTCCCCGCCCGGCACCGGGCTCTCGCCCCACGCGCCGTACTCGCTGGACGTCGAGCCCCTGCTGGAGATCCCCGACATCGTGCGCGAGCGCGGCGGCCGCATCCATCTGCACCTCGGCGAGGCCGCCTTCGAGCGCGAGTCGGGCGCCCCGCATCCGACGCCGTGGCAGGAGCGGCGCGCCGGCAGCTTCCGCGAGTTGCGCGGGGACGGCTTCGGCACGGGGGCGACCGAGTTCGTCGATCAGCTCGGTGTGCTCGGGCCCGACTGCCACATCGCGCACGGCGTGTACATGACCGCACGCGATCGCGCCCTGCTGCGCGCCCGAGGCACCTCGGTGGCGCTCTGTCCCCGCTCCAACGCGGTCATCGGCCTCGACGAACCGCCCGTCGCGGCGTACCTCGCGGAGGGCAACGGCATCGCCGTCGGCACCGACTCCCTCTCCTCCAGCCCCTCGCTCGACCTGCTCGCCGACGTGGCGGCACTGCACCGCATCGCCAGGACGCAGGGATACTCCGATCGCGCTCTCGCGGCGCAGCTGCTGCGGGCGGCGACCCTGGGCGGGGCCCACGCGATGGGCATCGACACGGGTCCCGATCGCACCGGCTATCTCGCGGTCGGAGCCCTCGCCGACCTCGCCTTCTTCGACATCCCGGTCACGACGATCGACGACACGATCGAGCACCTCGCCACCGACGGCGCGGGAAGCGCGGCGGCGACCGTGATCAGCGGCGCCTTCCGGCATACGACACCGTCCTTCACCGAGCACACCGGAGTCCGCGCATGA